The following coding sequences are from one Rutidosis leptorrhynchoides isolate AG116_Rl617_1_P2 chromosome 11, CSIRO_AGI_Rlap_v1, whole genome shotgun sequence window:
- the LOC139874253 gene encoding F-box/kelch-repeat protein SKIP25-like: MLCSIHQSTHNSNNGHTTINPSDEPQLLPGLPNHLAQIILSTVRPSLLSAVCRQWRHLIYTPYFPPFLSLYTIVATNNNDINFFSFDPISSKWTLLPYPKFDPPIRFIHRHPSFISRKLDIQSLTVDAFLVLIAATDHNFLPALSHPLIFDPSTRNWFRGPQMTNPRRWCAAGCVNDTVYVASGVGAHYRGDVAKMVEKWDVKRTRHCNMLANCRDYSWRWEKLAGLKDGQFSREAVDAVGYKGKICMVNVKGNAAKEGAVYDIKENRWEKMAVGMVSGWNGVVGVVEDVMYVVDEKNGGVRKYDDEHDCWEEVIKGSKYLKEAEHLAVGGGKICVVSGGGRRITVVDVVAEPVRIWVVDPPLPECEVISVHILDRPCNI; this comes from the exons ATGCTATGTTCCATACATCAATCTACACACAATTCTAACAACGGTCATACCACCATAAACCCCTCCGATGAGCCACAACTTCTTCCCGGTTTACCAAACCACCTAGCCCAAATCATCCTTTCCACCGTCCGCCCGTCCCTTCTCTCCGCCGTCTGCCGCCAGTGGCGCCACCTCATCTACACCCCTTACTTCCCACCTTTTCTATCTTTATACACAATTGTTGCCACTAATAACAATGACATAAATTTCTTCTCTTTTGATCCTATTTCATCTAAATGGACACTTTTACCATATCCAAAATTTGACCCACCTATTCGGTTCATTCATCGTCACCCTTCGTTTATATCGCGAAAACTAGACATACAATCTTTAACCGTAGATGCTTTTTTGGTTCTAATTGCTGCCACGGATCATAACTTTCTTCCTGCGTTATCTCATCCGTTGATTTTTGATCCTTCGACTAGAAATTGGTTTCGTGGTCCTCAGATGACTAATCCGCGACGGTGGTGTGCTGCCGGATGTGTTAACGACACGGTGTACGTTGCTAGTGGCGTTGGGGCCCATTATCGTGGTGACGTGGCTAAGATGGTTGAGAAATGGGACGTGAAGAGAACTAGACACTGTAACATGTTAGCTAACT gtAGAGATTATTCGTGGCGGTGGGAGAAGTTGGCAGGTTTAAAAGACGGACAGTTTAGTAGAGAAGCTGTAGATGCGGTTGGGTACAAAGGGAAGATTTGCATGGTGAATGTGAAGGGTAATGCGGCAAAAGAAGGTGCGGTTTATGACATCAAAGAAAACCGGTGGGAAAAAATGGCGGTAGGGATGGTATCGGGGTGGAATGGGGTGGTGGGCGTGGTGGAAGATGTCAtgtatgtggtggatgaaaagaatGGTGGTGTGAGGAAATATGATGATGAACATGATTGTTGGGAAGAGGTGATTAAAGGGTCTAAGTATTTGAAAGAAGCGGAACACTTGGCGGTTGGTGGTGGGAAAATTTGTGTTGTCTCGGGTGGTGGTAGGCGGATTACGGTGGTGGATGTGGTGGCGGAGCCAGTTAGGATATGGGTGGTGGATCCACCATTGCCTGAATGTGAGGTGATTTCGGTTCATATATTGGACAGGCCATGTAATATTTAA